In Rhodobacteraceae bacterium LMO-JJ12, a single window of DNA contains:
- a CDS encoding protein-L-isoaspartate(D-aspartate) O-methyltransferase, giving the protein MNTPDDIAERKMQFLYALRSKGVTDQRVLHAMEKVDRGPFVRGLFSERAYEDMPLPIACGQTISQPSVVGLMTQALEVSPRDKVLEVGTGSGYQAAILSQLARRVYTVDRHRRLVREASTIFRNMDFTNITAMTADGSFGLPEQAPFDRIIVTAAAEDPPGPLLAQLKIGGIMVVPVGQSDAVQHLIKVRRSEDGLEYQELRPVRFVPLLEGLGKET; this is encoded by the coding sequence ATGAACACGCCCGATGACATTGCCGAACGCAAGATGCAGTTTCTCTATGCTCTGCGCTCGAAAGGTGTGACAGATCAAAGAGTTCTGCATGCGATGGAAAAAGTGGACCGCGGCCCATTCGTGCGCGGGTTGTTCTCAGAGCGCGCATATGAGGATATGCCGCTTCCCATCGCTTGTGGCCAGACGATCTCACAACCTTCTGTCGTAGGCCTGATGACACAGGCGCTTGAAGTCAGTCCGCGCGACAAAGTGCTCGAGGTTGGCACTGGTTCGGGCTATCAGGCTGCCATTCTCAGCCAACTGGCGCGGCGGGTCTATACGGTTGACCGGCATCGCCGTCTCGTTCGCGAAGCCAGCACAATTTTTCGCAACATGGACTTTACCAATATCACAGCGATGACCGCCGACGGCAGCTTCGGCCTGCCAGAACAGGCGCCGTTTGACCGCATCATCGTGACCGCCGCCGCCGAAGACCCTCCCGGGCCGCTCTTGGCCCAGCTCAAAATCGGGGGTATCATGGTTGTACCGGTGGGCCAGTCCGATGCCGTGCAGCACTTGATCAAGGTGAGGCGGAGCGAAGATGGGTTGGAATATCAAGAATTGAGACCGGTGCGTTTCGTACCCTTGCTGGAAGGTTTGGGAAAAGAGACGTAA
- a CDS encoding peptidoglycan DD-metalloendopeptidase family protein, protein MRFRFGTASVMVLGSAMMLAGCDGPLDLDMRGALGGLNTADAARQATADRPKPDNRGIISYPSYQVAVAQRGDTAADVAARVGIDANTLAKYNGIEPTDKLRSGEIVALPRRVAEPSPATGSPTSGPIQPPGVDISTLAGGAIDRAGQRKIETTALPATKPQAEPVIARGLEPTRHKVQRGETAFTISRLYNVSVRALSEWNGLGSDFAIREGQYLLIPVPEEPAPKQATPVDKTEAPGVGTPTPTPPSSTTPLPQEATKPVAQAAAESQAQAPDLGKTQTKVSTGGRLSYPVQGKIIREYKKGKNDGIDISASAGTPILAAESGTVAAITADADQVPIIVVKHANNLLTVYANIDAITVKKGASVKRGQKIAAIRSGESAYVHFEVRKGFESVDPLPYLK, encoded by the coding sequence ATGCGGTTTCGATTTGGAACAGCCAGTGTAATGGTTTTGGGCAGTGCGATGATGCTGGCAGGGTGCGACGGCCCGCTTGATCTGGACATGAGAGGTGCGCTCGGCGGGCTCAATACGGCTGATGCGGCGCGACAAGCCACTGCGGATCGCCCCAAACCTGACAACCGCGGCATCATATCGTATCCGAGTTATCAGGTCGCTGTGGCCCAGCGTGGCGATACCGCCGCCGACGTCGCGGCGCGTGTCGGGATTGATGCCAATACCCTTGCAAAATATAACGGAATCGAACCTACAGACAAACTGCGCAGCGGTGAAATCGTGGCCTTGCCGCGCCGCGTTGCCGAGCCATCACCTGCTACGGGGTCACCCACCAGCGGGCCGATCCAGCCGCCGGGCGTGGATATTTCGACGCTTGCGGGGGGGGCTATTGATCGTGCGGGGCAGAGGAAGATCGAAACCACCGCCCTACCCGCTACCAAACCGCAGGCCGAGCCTGTGATCGCGCGGGGGCTGGAGCCTACGCGCCACAAGGTGCAACGGGGCGAAACAGCCTTTACCATTTCACGGCTTTATAACGTCTCAGTGCGCGCCTTGTCCGAATGGAACGGGCTGGGCAGCGATTTCGCAATCCGCGAGGGCCAGTATCTCTTGATTCCAGTGCCCGAAGAACCGGCCCCAAAACAGGCAACCCCGGTTGATAAAACCGAAGCGCCCGGCGTTGGTACTCCGACTCCGACACCTCCAAGCTCGACCACGCCCTTGCCTCAGGAGGCCACAAAACCGGTTGCCCAAGCGGCGGCTGAAAGCCAGGCACAAGCACCAGATCTAGGTAAGACCCAAACCAAAGTGAGCACGGGTGGTAGGCTAAGTTATCCGGTGCAGGGCAAGATCATACGGGAGTACAAGAAGGGCAAGAACGACGGGATCGACATTTCTGCCAGTGCGGGCACGCCAATTCTTGCCGCCGAATCCGGCACTGTGGCCGCGATTACCGCCGATGCAGACCAAGTGCCGATCATCGTGGTCAAACATGCCAATAACCTGCTGACCGTTTATGCCAATATCGATGCGATCACGGTCAAAAAAGGCGCCAGCGTCAAACGGGGCCAGAAGATCGCTGCGATCCGCTCGGGCGAGAGCGCCTACGTGCATTTCGAGGTCCGCAAGGGCTTTGAAAGCGTCGATCCGCTGCCCTATCTCAAATAG
- a CDS encoding ATP-binding protein: MGKKALKRIAAALERMSPAPQPAPDFSIASAFVWHVEPDRLEPVKNVSRVNLGLLLGVDRARDTLLANTRQFADGLPANNALLWGARGMGKSSLVKAVHADAQTRFPDLKLIELQREDLPSVGRLLNLLRDSKARFLLFCDDLSFSHDDQHYKSLKAVLDGGIEGRPDNVVFYATSNRRHLMPRDMIENERGSAINPSEAVEEKVSLSDRFGLWLGFHACDQREYLAMIRAYCDHYGIEISDDDLRTEAIEWQATRGARSGRVAWQYVTDLAGRKGVSLG, translated from the coding sequence ATGGGGAAGAAGGCCTTAAAACGCATCGCCGCCGCACTTGAGCGGATGTCGCCCGCGCCACAACCGGCGCCAGACTTTAGCATCGCAAGTGCCTTTGTCTGGCATGTAGAACCTGACCGGCTGGAACCGGTCAAGAATGTCAGCCGCGTTAATCTTGGACTGCTCCTTGGGGTGGACCGGGCGCGCGATACGCTCTTGGCCAACACCCGACAGTTTGCCGATGGTCTGCCCGCAAACAACGCGCTTCTTTGGGGCGCGCGTGGCATGGGCAAGTCTTCTCTGGTGAAAGCGGTGCATGCTGATGCGCAGACACGGTTTCCCGATCTGAAACTGATCGAGCTTCAACGCGAGGATTTGCCTTCGGTGGGGCGACTCTTGAATCTCCTGCGCGACTCAAAAGCGCGGTTTCTGCTGTTTTGCGATGATCTGTCGTTCTCGCATGATGATCAGCACTACAAATCGCTCAAGGCCGTGCTTGATGGCGGCATCGAAGGGCGGCCCGACAACGTAGTGTTCTACGCCACCTCGAACCGGCGTCACCTGATGCCACGCGACATGATCGAGAATGAACGTGGCTCTGCGATCAACCCCTCCGAGGCGGTTGAAGAGAAGGTATCGCTTTCGGACCGCTTTGGCCTCTGGCTCGGCTTCCACGCCTGCGATCAGCGCGAATATCTCGCCATGATCAGGGCCTATTGCGACCACTACGGGATCGAGATTTCCGACGACGATCTGCGCACGGAGGCCATCGAATGGCAGGCCACACGCGGCGCGCGCTCTGGCCGGGTGGCGTGGCAATACGTCACCGATCTGGCCGGTCGCAAAGGTGTCTCGCTGGGCTGA
- a CDS encoding twin-arginine translocase subunit TatC produces the protein MSQPDTSDDEIEDSSAPLIEHLAELRTRLIRSVLAFIVGIVLAFIVAEPILEFLLHPIEVSLRELGDPSPTLQYTSPQEYLFTLFRISMVFGFMLAFPVIAFQMYRFIAPGLYRTEKNAFLPFLIASPVMFLLGAAFAHFVVTPLAMAFFLGFADVSSIFANLLNSTVDQIPDSAVLLPDGAVVPQTAEGLRITFFGKVNESLDITLKFIIAFGLCFQLPVLLTLMGKAGLVSAVGLGAVRKYAMVGILVLAALVTPPDVITQVILFVVVYGLYEISIFLVGRVEKKREAKLRAEGLWFEDDDEEDATAAAEADAMDDEDEFDDPLMAEFDDEDGDDGDDTDDDNDPGMVNKS, from the coding sequence ATGAGTCAGCCCGACACCTCAGACGACGAAATCGAAGACAGCTCGGCCCCCCTGATCGAGCATCTGGCCGAGTTACGCACCCGGCTGATCCGCTCGGTTCTGGCGTTCATCGTCGGCATTGTTCTGGCGTTCATTGTCGCCGAGCCGATCCTTGAATTTCTGCTTCACCCGATCGAAGTGTCGCTGCGTGAACTGGGTGATCCTTCGCCCACGCTGCAATATACCTCACCACAGGAATACCTCTTTACCCTGTTTCGGATCTCGATGGTGTTCGGCTTCATGCTGGCCTTTCCGGTCATCGCCTTTCAGATGTATCGCTTTATTGCGCCGGGTCTTTACCGCACGGAAAAGAACGCCTTTCTGCCCTTCCTGATCGCCTCGCCGGTGATGTTCTTGCTGGGGGCTGCGTTTGCGCATTTCGTGGTCACGCCATTGGCGATGGCGTTCTTTCTGGGCTTTGCCGATGTCAGCTCGATTTTTGCCAATCTGCTCAATTCAACGGTGGATCAAATTCCCGATTCAGCGGTTTTGCTGCCAGACGGTGCCGTTGTGCCCCAAACCGCAGAAGGCCTGCGGATCACCTTTTTCGGTAAGGTCAATGAATCGCTCGATATCACGCTGAAATTCATCATCGCCTTTGGTCTGTGTTTTCAACTTCCGGTACTGCTAACGCTGATGGGCAAGGCCGGGCTGGTCAGCGCGGTAGGTCTGGGCGCGGTGCGCAAATATGCCATGGTCGGCATTCTGGTGCTGGCGGCCCTGGTCACACCGCCAGATGTCATCACCCAAGTCATCCTGTTCGTTGTGGTCTATGGCCTCTATGAAATCTCGATCTTCCTTGTAGGGCGCGTCGAGAAAAAGCGCGAAGCCAAGCTGCGCGCCGAAGGGCTGTGGTTTGAAGATGATGACGAAGAAGACGCCACCGCAGCGGCAGAGGCCGATGCAATGGACGACGAAGACGAATTCGATGATCCTCTGATGGCCGAATTTGACGACGAAGATGGCGATGATGGTGACGATACTGATGACGATAATGATCCCGGAATGGTGAATAAGTCTTGA
- the tatB gene encoding Sec-independent protein translocase protein TatB, producing MFDLGWTELLLIGIVALIVVGPKDLPVLFRKVGQFVGKAKGMAREFSRAMDDAADEAGIKETASSLRNIADPKKMGLDAVKEATDSFKDWKPGSHTEKLAQDRADAAKKIHDASAKRAQERKASDAIKAAQASSDTAKDSVKTKAPAKKPAAKKPATKTATAAKPAAAKKTATKPAAKSTAKKPAAKPAAKPAAKKPATKKPAPKSTGTKA from the coding sequence ATGTTCGACCTTGGCTGGACCGAGCTGCTGCTGATTGGCATCGTCGCGCTAATCGTGGTTGGGCCGAAGGACTTGCCGGTGCTGTTCCGCAAGGTGGGGCAGTTCGTCGGCAAGGCCAAAGGCATGGCACGCGAATTCAGCCGGGCGATGGATGACGCCGCCGATGAGGCGGGCATCAAGGAAACCGCCAGCAGTCTGCGTAACATCGCTGACCCCAAGAAAATGGGGCTCGATGCGGTCAAGGAAGCGACGGACAGTTTCAAGGATTGGAAACCGGGCAGCCATACCGAGAAGTTGGCGCAAGATCGCGCCGATGCGGCCAAGAAAATTCACGACGCCTCTGCCAAGAGGGCGCAAGAGCGCAAGGCGAGCGACGCGATCAAGGCCGCGCAAGCCTCCTCTGATACCGCCAAGGACAGCGTAAAGACCAAGGCGCCGGCCAAGAAACCCGCCGCGAAAAAGCCCGCCACCAAAACTGCGACTGCCGCCAAACCGGCCGCTGCGAAAAAGACGGCAACGAAACCAGCCGCCAAATCGACAGCCAAGAAGCCCGCTGCAAAACCCGCCGCTAAACCCGCTGCCAAAAAACCGGCGACGAAGAAACCCGCGCCCAAGTCCACCGGAACCAAGGCATGA
- a CDS encoding twin-arginine translocase TatA/TatE family subunit produces MLNNIGLPGLLLIAVVVLVLFGRGKISSLMGEVGKGITSFKKGINEGQAELEKEASDTAKDITPENEKDKV; encoded by the coding sequence ATGCTTAACAATATCGGCCTTCCGGGCCTCCTTCTTATCGCCGTCGTCGTGCTTGTGCTTTTTGGCCGCGGTAAGATCAGCTCTTTGATGGGTGAAGTCGGCAAAGGCATCACATCGTTCAAGAAGGGCATCAATGAAGGCCAGGCAGAGCTTGAAAAAGAAGCCTCTGACACGGCCAAAGACATCACGCCCGAAAACGAAAAAGACAAGGTCTGA
- the cobA gene encoding uroporphyrinogen-III C-methyltransferase — MTDSDSNTALPDHSWPQMEPGWVWLCGAGPGDPGLLTLHALNALRQADVVIYDALVEKTILTWAPQAERIYAGKRGGKPSAKQRDISMQLIELAREGRRVLRLKGGDPFMFGRGGEEAQTLVQNGVHVRIIPGITAGIGGLAYAGVPVTHRDVNQAVTFVTGHDAAGETPATLNWRALAQGGQVLVIYMGMKHAERIAGELMDAGRPADEPVAVVSQATTPDQEVLETTLGALAVDIAAAGMAPPAIVCVGRSVLMRQVLDWQGMAKGAAPRNLDPLGRGKPAEQG, encoded by the coding sequence ATGACTGATTCAGATAGCAATACTGCCCTGCCCGACCATTCCTGGCCTCAAATGGAGCCGGGATGGGTCTGGCTTTGTGGTGCGGGTCCGGGTGATCCGGGCCTGTTGACGTTGCATGCGCTCAATGCACTGCGACAGGCAGATGTCGTGATCTATGATGCCTTGGTTGAAAAAACGATTCTGACATGGGCGCCGCAGGCCGAGCGTATCTATGCCGGGAAACGTGGGGGCAAACCTTCGGCCAAACAGCGCGACATTTCCATGCAGCTGATCGAGCTTGCGCGCGAGGGTAGACGGGTGTTGCGGCTCAAGGGGGGCGACCCTTTCATGTTCGGGCGCGGCGGCGAAGAGGCCCAGACGTTGGTGCAAAACGGTGTGCATGTTCGCATCATTCCGGGGATTACCGCCGGAATTGGCGGGCTGGCCTATGCCGGGGTGCCGGTGACCCATCGCGACGTCAACCAGGCGGTGACCTTTGTGACCGGCCATGATGCGGCGGGCGAAACACCAGCCACACTGAACTGGCGCGCGCTGGCGCAGGGCGGGCAGGTTCTTGTGATCTATATGGGCATGAAACACGCCGAACGGATCGCAGGCGAATTGATGGACGCCGGCAGGCCCGCCGATGAGCCGGTTGCTGTGGTCAGTCAGGCGACAACACCCGATCAGGAGGTGCTTGAAACCACGCTTGGGGCGCTGGCAGTTGATATCGCCGCTGCGGGCATGGCACCACCAGCAATTGTATGCGTTGGGCGTTCGGTGCTGATGCGGCAGGTTCTTGACTGGCAGGGGATGGCAAAGGGGGCTGCGCCCCGCAACCTCGACCCATTGGGACGTGGCAAACCCGCCGAGCAGGGATAA
- a CDS encoding MFS transporter: protein MTEAVAEFDDTRAKRNVAILVMAQAILGAQMPMIFIIGGLAGQSLASNPCFATLPISLIVLGSMLAATPVSAIMQKYGRRTGFFVGATFGAIGGAVGAYGLYQASFPIFLLGSLLTGVYMSAHGFYRFAAADTASDAFRPKAISYVMAGGLASAIIGPQVVKVTADAMAIPFMGTYLAVILTNVFGSALFLFLDIPTPKAPEEGAPKGRSRLELITTPVIAVAVICAMVSYALMNLVMTSTPLAVVGCGFETSTAADIVSMHVLAMYIPSFFTGHLIARFGVRTIMATGLFILAGAGAVALQGVAVENFYIALILLGLGWNFGFIGATTMLAANHAPEERGRMQGLNDLIVFGGVTMASLASGGLMNCSGGDAQAGWSAVNLAMAPFLMLAGGALIWLAFRRDETI, encoded by the coding sequence ATGACAGAAGCCGTGGCAGAATTTGACGATACGCGCGCCAAGCGCAATGTAGCCATCCTTGTAATGGCGCAGGCAATCTTGGGCGCACAGATGCCAATGATCTTCATCATTGGCGGATTGGCGGGGCAATCGCTCGCCTCAAACCCGTGTTTTGCGACCTTGCCGATTTCTCTGATTGTGCTGGGGTCAATGCTGGCGGCAACGCCGGTGTCGGCGATCATGCAGAAGTATGGTCGTCGCACCGGGTTTTTCGTAGGTGCCACGTTTGGTGCAATTGGCGGCGCGGTTGGTGCCTATGGTCTTTATCAGGCGTCATTTCCGATTTTTCTTCTCGGCTCGCTGCTGACCGGCGTCTATATGTCAGCGCACGGTTTCTATCGCTTTGCCGCCGCTGATACGGCGTCAGATGCGTTTCGTCCCAAGGCGATTTCTTATGTGATGGCAGGCGGATTGGCCTCGGCCATTATCGGCCCGCAGGTTGTAAAAGTCACCGCTGATGCCATGGCGATCCCGTTTATGGGCACCTATCTCGCGGTGATCCTGACCAATGTGTTCGGCTCGGCGCTGTTCCTGTTTCTCGATATTCCGACGCCCAAAGCGCCCGAGGAAGGCGCGCCCAAGGGGCGGTCGCGCCTTGAGTTGATCACCACGCCGGTCATCGCAGTCGCGGTGATCTGTGCAATGGTGTCTTATGCGCTGATGAATCTGGTGATGACTTCGACACCCTTGGCCGTGGTCGGCTGTGGATTTGAGACCAGCACCGCCGCAGATATCGTCTCAATGCACGTATTGGCGATGTATATTCCCAGCTTCTTTACCGGCCATCTGATCGCGCGGTTTGGTGTGCGAACGATCATGGCCACTGGGCTGTTCATTCTGGCGGGCGCAGGGGCCGTTGCCTTGCAAGGAGTCGCGGTTGAAAACTTCTATATCGCACTGATCCTATTGGGCCTTGGTTGGAATTTCGGCTTTATTGGTGCCACGACGATGCTGGCGGCAAACCATGCGCCCGAAGAACGCGGGCGGATGCAGGGCCTCAACGATCTAATCGTGTTTGGCGGTGTGACCATGGCGTCGCTGGCGTCGGGCGGGTTGATGAACTGTTCTGGCGGGGATGCGCAAGCGGGATGGTCGGCCGTTAACCTTGCGATGGCACCGTTCCTGATGCTGGCGGGTGGTGCGCTGATCTGGCTGGCGTTTCGGCGCGACGAGACGATCTGA
- a CDS encoding squalene/phytoene synthase family protein yields MSDDLAACAGIVERGDPARFKAVMAAPPKARNALFPLYAFNVEVARVPWLTAEPGIAEIRLQWWIDALGEIAAGGMVRRHEVIVPLALVIDTEQTKSLITLAEARTRDVYNDPFENEDELLSYLDDTSGRLLEVAVGMLGKDASNAAQHAGRAQGIANWLVAVPALKAAGRHPLPDETPQAIAKLAGLGIAALNAARSDTIEPAARPAFLALSGVRRVLRLAQRRPEAVLGGTLLPSPFRANLDLMRAALLNRW; encoded by the coding sequence ATGAGTGATGATCTGGCCGCTTGTGCCGGCATAGTCGAGCGCGGCGATCCCGCGCGTTTCAAGGCCGTGATGGCCGCCCCGCCAAAGGCACGCAATGCGCTATTCCCGCTCTATGCCTTCAACGTCGAAGTGGCGCGGGTGCCGTGGCTCACTGCTGAACCGGGGATTGCCGAAATCCGGCTGCAATGGTGGATTGATGCGTTGGGCGAGATTGCAGCGGGTGGCATGGTGCGACGCCATGAGGTGATCGTGCCATTGGCGCTCGTGATCGACACCGAGCAGACGAAGTCATTGATCACATTGGCAGAAGCGCGCACCCGCGACGTCTACAACGATCCATTCGAGAACGAAGACGAGCTTCTGAGCTACCTTGATGACACGTCCGGGCGCCTTCTCGAGGTCGCGGTGGGGATGCTTGGAAAAGACGCATCCAACGCCGCGCAACATGCCGGGCGGGCGCAGGGCATTGCCAATTGGTTGGTGGCGGTGCCCGCGCTGAAAGCCGCCGGGCGTCACCCTCTGCCCGATGAAACCCCACAAGCGATTGCAAAACTGGCAGGTTTGGGGATAGCCGCGCTCAACGCGGCGCGCAGCGATACGATTGAACCGGCCGCACGCCCCGCATTCCTTGCACTGTCGGGTGTTCGCCGGGTGCTGCGCCTTGCACAACGTCGCCCCGAGGCCGTGCTGGGCGGAACACTCCTGCCAAGTCCGTTTCGCGCCAACCTTGATCTGATGCGCGCCGCATTGCTGAACCGCTGGTAA
- a CDS encoding alpha/beta hydrolase: MLTKILISAAISLGIFFAIALGMIVSQPRIEMKGRLQSLNFEGMNSKSGKVLALPQVDAKTRDGQSSPVGYLQGDQGAPLLIMLHGSGWQGAQFTGLANSLAPNADILVPNLRGHWNGPGTRGDVDYIGQLEDDLADLIAQFAKPDQQVILLGHSSGGGLVVRMAGGAHRALIDKAILLAPFLQYDAPMTRPNSGGWAHTLVRRMVGLSMLNMVGIHALDHLTVIQFNMPRAVLDGPMGHTATTAYSWRLNQSYAPRRDWLVDVAKLPEFLLVAGDKDEAFDAALYEQTLAPANANGRYEIVSGVGHLAIVDAPQTRALIEAFMK; encoded by the coding sequence ATGCTGACCAAGATCCTGATCTCAGCGGCGATCAGCCTCGGCATTTTTTTCGCCATCGCACTGGGGATGATAGTTTCGCAACCAAGAATAGAGATGAAGGGGCGGCTGCAATCGCTTAATTTTGAAGGGATGAATTCTAAGTCCGGTAAGGTTCTTGCATTACCGCAGGTCGATGCGAAAACCCGCGATGGTCAAAGCTCGCCGGTCGGCTATCTGCAAGGCGACCAAGGCGCGCCCTTGCTGATCATGCTGCATGGATCCGGCTGGCAAGGCGCTCAATTCACAGGTCTCGCCAACAGTCTCGCGCCAAACGCCGACATCCTCGTGCCAAACCTGCGCGGCCATTGGAACGGTCCGGGGACTCGCGGCGATGTCGATTATATCGGCCAGTTAGAAGATGACCTCGCCGACCTGATCGCCCAATTCGCCAAACCCGATCAACAGGTGATCCTCCTGGGCCATTCCTCGGGTGGCGGACTGGTGGTGCGCATGGCGGGCGGTGCGCATCGCGCCCTGATCGACAAGGCGATCCTTCTGGCGCCTTTCCTCCAATACGACGCACCGATGACGCGGCCCAATTCGGGTGGCTGGGCGCATACGCTGGTGCGCCGGATGGTCGGTCTTTCAATGCTCAACATGGTGGGTATTCACGCGCTTGACCATCTTACGGTCATCCAGTTCAACATGCCCCGCGCCGTGCTCGACGGGCCTATGGGCCACACCGCCACAACCGCCTATTCGTGGCGGCTGAACCAGAGCTACGCCCCCCGGCGCGATTGGCTGGTCGACGTCGCCAAATTGCCCGAATTCCTGCTGGTCGCCGGGGACAAGGACGAAGCCTTTGACGCCGCGCTTTATGAGCAGACCCTTGCGCCCGCCAACGCCAACGGGCGTTATGAAATTGTGTCGGGTGTTGGACATCTCGCCATTGTCGATGCGCCACAAACCCGCGCCCTGATCGAGGCATTTATGAAATGA
- the cimA gene encoding citramalate synthase: MSERLYIYDTTLRDGQQTQGVQFSTPEKHAIAKTLDTLGVDYIEGGWPGANPTDSDFFNEAPKTRATFTAFGMTKRAGRSAENDDVLAEVMNANTPAVCLVGKTHDFHVKTALGITLDENVENIRASVAHMVAQGREALFDAEHFFDGYKANAPYALECVLAAFKAGARWGVLCDTNGGTLPSEIHQITRAVIEAGVPGDHLGIHTHNDTENAVAGSLAAINAGARQVQGTLNGLGERCGNANLTTLIPTLLLKEPYASKFEIGITHDALKNLTHASRQLDDILNRVPMRQAPYVGASAFAHKAGLHASAILKDPTTYEHIAPELVGNSRIIPMSNQAGQSNLRRRLAEAGIETEAGDPALSRILDEIKSREALGYTYDSAQASFELLARRELGIMPEFFEVKRYKVTVERRKNKYDRMVSLSEAVVVVKIDGEKKLSVSESLDESGSDRGPVNALSKALSKDLGRYQGLTDDVRLVDFKVRITQGGTEAVTRVIIDSEDGQGRRWSTVGVSPNIVDASFDALLDAINWKLLRDGAAG, from the coding sequence ATGAGCGAACGTCTCTATATCTACGACACCACCCTGCGTGACGGTCAACAAACCCAAGGCGTGCAATTCTCAACCCCTGAGAAACACGCAATCGCCAAGACGCTCGACACCCTGGGCGTGGACTACATCGAAGGCGGCTGGCCCGGGGCGAACCCGACCGACAGCGATTTTTTCAATGAAGCGCCCAAAACCCGCGCCACCTTTACCGCCTTTGGCATGACCAAACGCGCCGGGCGCTCGGCGGAAAACGATGATGTGCTGGCCGAGGTGATGAACGCCAACACGCCAGCAGTGTGTCTTGTCGGCAAAACCCATGATTTCCACGTCAAAACCGCGCTTGGCATCACGCTTGACGAAAACGTCGAAAACATCCGCGCCTCGGTCGCCCATATGGTCGCGCAAGGCCGCGAGGCACTGTTTGACGCCGAGCATTTCTTTGACGGCTACAAAGCCAACGCGCCCTATGCGCTCGAATGCGTGCTGGCGGCGTTCAAAGCCGGGGCCAGATGGGGCGTGCTCTGTGACACCAACGGCGGCACATTGCCCAGCGAAATCCACCAGATCACCCGCGCGGTGATCGAAGCCGGGGTTCCGGGCGATCATTTGGGTATTCACACCCATAATGACACTGAAAATGCCGTTGCCGGGTCGCTGGCTGCCATCAACGCTGGCGCGCGCCAGGTCCAGGGCACGCTCAACGGTCTTGGCGAACGCTGTGGCAATGCCAACCTCACCACCTTGATCCCGACGCTGCTGCTCAAAGAACCCTACGCCAGCAAATTTGAAATCGGAATAACCCACGACGCGCTGAAAAACCTCACCCACGCGTCGCGTCAGCTTGACGATATCCTCAACCGCGTGCCGATGCGCCAGGCCCCCTATGTCGGCGCCAGCGCATTCGCCCACAAGGCGGGCCTGCACGCTTCTGCGATCCTCAAAGACCCCACCACTTATGAGCATATCGCGCCCGAACTGGTCGGCAATTCGCGCATCATTCCGATGTCCAATCAGGCCGGACAATCCAACCTGCGCCGCCGTCTGGCCGAAGCGGGGATCGAAACCGAAGCAGGCGATCCCGCGCTGAGCCGCATCCTTGATGAGATCAAATCACGCGAAGCGTTGGGTTATACCTATGACAGCGCACAGGCCAGCTTTGAGCTTCTGGCGCGCCGTGAACTTGGCATCATGCCCGAGTTTTTCGAGGTCAAACGCTACAAGGTCACTGTCGAGCGGCGCAAGAACAAATATGACCGCATGGTGTCGCTCTCCGAAGCGGTCGTGGTGGTCAAGATTGATGGCGAAAAGAAGCTCTCGGTTTCTGAAAGCCTGGATGAAAGCGGCTCTGATCGTGGCCCGGTCAACGCGCTTTCCAAAGCGCTCTCCAAGGATCTGGGGCGCTATCAGGGATTGACCGATGATGTGCGGCTGGTCGATTTCAAGGTGCGCATCACCCAAGGTGGCACCGAAGCCGTCACCCGTGTCATCATCGACAGCGAAGACGGGCAGGGACGGCGCTGGTCGACTGTCGGCGTGTCTCCCAACATTGTTGATGCGTCCTTTGATGCGCTGCTTGATGCGATCAACTGGAAGCTCCTGCGCGACGGAGCCGCGGGCTGA